TGTTCATGGTATTAGCATACGAGAGGTAGTATTGCGTGTGCTGGGTGCCACCACTGCAGGAGATACCGTTGGTAGAGGTCAGTCCCGTACGGAAGAAGTCTTTCACATGGTTGGGCGCATCTGCTTTACCACCCCAGCTATCAGCAGAGCCGGGCTGCAGGTTATCTTTATCATCTTTATAGGGACGGATGGTTTGTCCGTAGCGGAACTGGAGATCAGGCAACAGCATGGGCGCATCCACCATCAGATCAGAGGAGACATTGATATGGGCCTTACCTGCCAGTCCTTTTTTAGTGGTGATCATGATCACGCCATTAGCCGCCTGACTACCATATAAAGCGGCAGCGGAAGCACTTTTCAGGATGCTGATGCTTTCAATATCGTCGGGATTTATATTAGAGATACCATCACCACCATCCCTGCCACCATTGCCTACAATGCCGGATGATTGTCCCCAGATATCATTGGGTTGTGACGGCGTGAAGTTGGCCATAGGTACACCATCAATGATATACAGCGGCTGGTTCTCACGGGTGGATTTATTTCCCCTGAGTATTACGCGGGCAGAGCCACCTATACCGGAGGCGCTCCTGTTGATCATCACACCGGCAATCTTACCGGAAAGGCTGTTGATCACATTTGCATCTTTCACGGTGGCAATATCTTCACTCATGAGCTGACCGGTAGCGTAGGAGAGTTCCTTATTGCTTTTGGGAATACCCAGGGCAGTCACGACCTGTTCATTAAGGCCCTGTACACTTTCAGTGAGGGTGACATCTATCAGCTGGCGTTCACTGATACAGACCTCCTTATTCAGGAAGCCTACAGAGCGGAAGACCAGTACATCAGAGGGGGCGGCTTTCAGGCTGTAATAGCCTTCATCGTCGGTATGTACACCTTTATGGGAATCCTTGACGAGGATAGTGGCACCAGGCACCGGGCGGCCGTGAGCGTCCTGCACGCGGCCGGCTATCTGGATGTGATCATTGCTGCTGCTGACGGTACTACCATGATCTGTTATTTCAGGCATATCGGCCCATACAATGATCTTGTCACCCTTGATGAGGAAGGAGAGACCCGTGCGTACGGACAGTTTGGTCAGTACATCCTGTACGGGCAGGTCTTTGCAATGCAGGGATATCTTCCTGTGCAGGTCAATAGCTGTTTTGTCGTAGTGGAAATTGAGTCTGCTTTGCATGGAGATATCCGCCATGATCTCAGCAAGGGACTTATCGGCGGCGGTAAGAGTGATACACTGAAGGCAGGGTGTTGATTGTTGGGCACGCAGGGGAGTGATTCCCGTCAATGAGGCCATTAACAGGGAGCTGGCAATAATACATACTTTACAGAAGTATGATTTTCCCCTCATATAGCCCTATTTACGTTTAAATACAAAAGCAGCTTCAGTGATCAAGGATTGTGGGTCCGTTGCCGGACGATTATGCAATCAGCATTATTTATTTTTTAGTAGCACAGTGTCCTTTCCGATGGTATAGGAAAGTGATTCTGTCAGACAAATGGTTTCAATCACATTTGCCAGGGTTTCCTGTTTAAAATTGCCGGTATAGGTCCAGTCTTTCCTGCCGCTTTCATTGATGATCGTTACGCCATATCTGTTTTCAATGGCGATACGTACCTGTTCATAGGAAGCGTCTTTAAAGATGAGGTAACCTTTTTGCCAGCCTATCGTTTCTTCCGCGTTAAAGTTTGTTTTAATGACATGGAGCGAACGGCGGTCAATGCTGGCCTGTTCACTGGGCTGTAAGATAACCGGCGGCTGGGATGTGGTGGTTACTTTTACCTTACCGGTCACGAGTGCGACGGTGATCTGTTGTTCGTGCGGATAGGCACGTACATTGAATGTGGTACCGAGGGCGGTCGTGCTGACGTTGCCTGCGTGTACGGTAAATGCATTTTCAGGTACCGGGGCTGCGTCAAACCAGGCTTCCCCTTCTTCCAGGTAGATATCGCGGGTGTTACCAGTAAAATGCGCTGCGTAACGTATCCTGGTAGCGGCATTGAGCATGATCTTACTGCCGTCTTCTAATATGACCTGTTCCCGGTTACCTTTAGGATTGTTAATGGTGATAAAGCCATCAGCGACGGTACGGGTGCTTTCGATGATCTTTCCTGCCAGCGGCTGTTCAGGCGCGGCAGGATTGGCTGCACGTTGTTTTAACTGAAAGAACCAGGTAGCTGCTGCTACCAGCAGGGTAACGGCGGCGGCCACATAGTACCAGGAACGCGCGATGCTGCGTACCGGGGTGGCAGGTTGTATCTGGCTGATGAGCGTACGGTGTACTGTGGAGAGGTCCTGCCGGATCTCCTGCTCGCTTTTAGGCGACGTATATTGGTCTCCAATGCTGTCGAACCACTGTTCGATGACTACTGTTTCTTCCGGGGTGCATTGGCCTTCGTTATAACGTTCTAATATTTTCCTGATCTGATCTTGCTCCACTGCTTGCAATTTTGAAATGTCCCAATGATAATCTGATGTCGTACCAGAGAGCGATAGGTACCATTACTCTGTAAAAAATGAGTACAGGGCCTGTGATGTGAGTAGAAACAGCACGAGGTCTGTTCTGGCATGATTAGCACGAAGTATCTTAAGGGCTTTGGTTATTTGATTTTTAACGGTTTGCTGTGAAAGTCCGAGTCTGACTGCAATTTGCTCAACTGTCTGATGTTCAATGCGGCTGAGCATGAATATCTCTTTCATACGTTCGGGCAGATGGTTGATGGTCTCAAACACATCCTGCGTACGGGCCTTGCTGTCAACCAGTTCGGCAATGCCGCCGGGTTGTACATCAAAGTGTTCAATCAGTTGCTGGAGATATTTGCGGTAGGTGGAGTTTTTACGGTAGATGTCGATGATCTTGTGTCTGGCAGACTGGTAGAGGTAAGACTTCAGCGATTCGTTAATGCTGATGGAATGGCGTCTTTCCCACAGGGAAGTGTATAGGTCCTGGAGGACGTCTTTACCGGCTTCAGCGCCGTCTATTTTGCTGAGAATGTAGAGGTACAGGGGATGACTATAACGCTCGTAAATAACGTTAAAAGCGTCTACACTGTCTTGTTGAAGCAGCAATAGTAATTCTTGGTCAGTATAATTACTATACATGGAATACAGCAAATAGATTTTGGTTGATAAATGGCTTATTATCAGCGAATAACTCCATTTATGTCGGCATGTTCA
The DNA window shown above is from Chitinophaga agri and carries:
- a CDS encoding FecR family protein; this translates as MEQDQIRKILERYNEGQCTPEETVVIEQWFDSIGDQYTSPKSEQEIRQDLSTVHRTLISQIQPATPVRSIARSWYYVAAAVTLLVAAATWFFQLKQRAANPAAPEQPLAGKIIESTRTVADGFITINNPKGNREQVILEDGSKIMLNAATRIRYAAHFTGNTRDIYLEEGEAWFDAAPVPENAFTVHAGNVSTTALGTTFNVRAYPHEQQITVALVTGKVKVTTTSQPPVILQPSEQASIDRRSLHVIKTNFNAEETIGWQKGYLIFKDASYEQVRIAIENRYGVTIINESGRKDWTYTGNFKQETLANVIETICLTESLSYTIGKDTVLLKNK
- a CDS encoding RNA polymerase sigma factor, whose product is MLLQQDSVDAFNVIYERYSHPLYLYILSKIDGAEAGKDVLQDLYTSLWERRHSISINESLKSYLYQSARHKIIDIYRKNSTYRKYLQQLIEHFDVQPGGIAELVDSKARTQDVFETINHLPERMKEIFMLSRIEHQTVEQIAVRLGLSQQTVKNQITKALKILRANHARTDLVLFLLTSQALYSFFTE